In a single window of the Orbaceae bacterium lpD04 genome:
- a CDS encoding response regulator transcription factor: MINILLIDDDVELSQMLSEYLTNESFKVTAVYTGQEGIDQALSGKFKAVILDIMLPDINGIDVLKNIRQAINIPVIMLTAKGDNIDRVLGLELGADDYVPKPCYPRELLARLRAVLRRVDEQAAQSQGEANSKKYELHNLVLDIPQRQCRWNDVVIELTSTEFNLLALLVKNQDRVVTKEELSEVGLGRARELYDRSVDVHISNIRQKLHQLTKDAVTIETIRAVGYRIR; encoded by the coding sequence AGAGCTTTAAAGTAACGGCAGTTTACACTGGACAAGAAGGTATTGATCAAGCTTTGTCAGGTAAATTTAAAGCGGTAATTTTAGATATTATGCTACCTGATATAAATGGTATCGATGTTCTAAAAAATATTCGCCAAGCGATTAATATTCCTGTCATTATGTTAACAGCAAAAGGTGATAACATTGATCGAGTATTAGGATTAGAGTTAGGCGCCGATGATTATGTTCCTAAACCTTGTTATCCACGAGAGCTGCTAGCACGATTAAGAGCAGTATTAAGGCGTGTTGATGAGCAGGCTGCTCAAAGTCAAGGTGAAGCAAATAGTAAAAAATATGAACTACATAATTTAGTGCTTGATATCCCACAGCGGCAGTGTCGTTGGAATGATGTCGTCATTGAATTAACATCAACAGAATTCAACTTGCTTGCTTTATTAGTTAAGAATCAAGATCGAGTTGTAACTAAAGAAGAACTTTCTGAAGTTGGTTTAGGCCGAGCAAGGGAACTTTATGATCGAAGTGTTGATGTTCATATTAGTAATATTCGTCAAAAATTACATCAGCTGACCAAAGATGCTGTAACGATTGAGACAATAAGAGCCGTTGGTTATAGAATTAGATAG
- a CDS encoding ATP-binding protein, with protein MNRRLFWKILIIFWGIFYLTFQLTWIGFTFYLESREPRTYYHIPTKVEMIAQLVQISGEQEATNFITHLSEPERGCFFITLFNSQDEHLALTSDTMNDSSFIYQKTAIAPDGLTYLISYQDNDKSYGKGIIFNMPVPMFLMGIAGGLFFSLFLAWNLTRPMKLLREGFYRVSQGDLSVRLFDKLKKRHDELSELALDFDSMVEQLNILISDRQALLHDVSHELRTPLARLQLAIGLAQQNKQNIDNSLQRIELESQRLDTLIGEILNYSRTEISIPLDEYFDLKDLITVVVDDAKYEATPQGIIINFTSAPLIHTIIKGNSEQIRRAVENIIRNAIRFSESGQQIDLVLKESGRYLQIDVSDNGPGVEEHKLSSIFEPFVRIQSPQLGKGYGLGLAIARKIIIMHNGTTQARNKASGGLIMTIKLPYWRA; from the coding sequence ATGAATCGACGCCTGTTTTGGAAAATCCTTATAATTTTCTGGGGGATTTTCTATCTCACTTTTCAGCTCACATGGATTGGATTTACGTTTTATCTTGAAAGTCGTGAACCACGAACGTATTACCATATCCCGACGAAAGTTGAAATGATTGCACAATTAGTGCAAATATCAGGTGAGCAAGAGGCGACTAATTTTATCACCCATTTATCTGAGCCTGAGCGCGGATGCTTTTTTATTACATTATTTAATTCACAAGATGAGCATCTAGCGTTAACGTCTGACACAATGAATGACAGCTCATTCATTTATCAAAAAACAGCCATAGCGCCCGATGGGCTGACATATTTAATTTCTTACCAAGACAATGATAAAAGTTATGGTAAAGGTATTATATTTAATATGCCTGTTCCGATGTTTTTGATGGGTATTGCTGGTGGTTTATTTTTCAGCCTCTTTTTAGCTTGGAACTTAACTCGCCCAATGAAGCTACTAAGAGAAGGTTTCTATCGGGTATCACAAGGCGACCTATCAGTAAGGCTTTTTGATAAGCTTAAAAAGCGCCATGATGAGTTAAGTGAGTTAGCACTAGATTTTGACTCAATGGTTGAACAACTCAATATTCTCATTTCCGACCGACAAGCGTTATTGCATGATGTTTCCCATGAGCTGCGAACTCCTTTAGCTCGTTTACAACTGGCGATTGGACTTGCTCAACAAAATAAACAAAACATTGATAATTCATTGCAGCGTATTGAACTCGAATCACAACGCTTAGATACGCTAATTGGTGAAATATTAAATTACTCTCGAACAGAAATCAGTATTCCGCTTGATGAATATTTTGATCTTAAAGACTTAATTACCGTGGTTGTTGATGATGCCAAATATGAAGCAACCCCGCAGGGCATTATTATTAATTTCACATCAGCCCCTTTGATCCATACTATAATCAAAGGTAATTCCGAGCAGATCCGCCGCGCAGTTGAAAATATTATTCGTAATGCGATCCGTTTTTCTGAATCAGGGCAGCAAATTGATTTAGTATTAAAAGAGAGTGGTCGCTACTTACAAATTGATGTCAGCGATAATGGGCCGGGCGTTGAAGAGCATAAATTATCGAGTATATTTGAACCTTTTGTTCGCATCCAGTCACCTCAATTAGGCAAAGGGTATGGTTTAGGACTTGCTATCGCAAGAAAGATCATCATTATGCATAATGGTACCACACAGGCGCGTAACAAAGCATCTGGTGGTTTAATTATGACAATCAAGCTTCCTTACTGGCGAGCTTAA
- a CDS encoding M15 family metallopeptidase yields MKKYSLLILMVLPFITMANTIPLEKLIGQFNEKLDQEFVALDSTVLPVNKSGMYLQKEPTEQLIKAYHDFKKQYPNNPFIIVSATRNYNYQNGIWQRKWDTLFPKLKNEQDTAKDILKYSSMPGSSRHHWGTDVDITSVSSDYFRSTKQGEILYQWLLENMPKYGFCQPFSEGREGGYNPEEWHWSYKPIAKNYLQQYKHILQQDDKAIISKLNFAGHNKIKLKALLQEYVLDVSKDCY; encoded by the coding sequence ATGAAAAAATACAGTTTATTAATTTTAATGGTGTTACCGTTTATCACTATGGCAAATACAATCCCACTCGAAAAATTAATTGGTCAATTTAATGAAAAATTAGATCAAGAGTTTGTTGCACTTGATAGTACTGTACTGCCAGTCAATAAATCTGGTATGTATCTACAAAAAGAACCGACAGAGCAACTTATAAAAGCCTACCATGACTTTAAAAAGCAATATCCGAATAATCCATTTATTATTGTCAGTGCGACACGCAACTATAATTATCAAAATGGCATTTGGCAGCGTAAGTGGGACACCCTTTTTCCTAAGTTAAAAAATGAGCAAGATACAGCGAAAGATATTTTAAAATACTCATCAATGCCAGGAAGTTCAAGGCATCATTGGGGAACAGATGTTGATATTACAAGTGTCTCTTCAGACTATTTTCGCAGTACAAAGCAAGGGGAGATTTTATATCAATGGCTACTAGAAAACATGCCAAAATATGGATTTTGTCAGCCGTTTAGTGAGGGCCGAGAGGGTGGCTATAATCCCGAAGAGTGGCATTGGTCTTATAAACCAATTGCAAAAAACTATCTTCAGCAATATAAACATATCTTACAACAAGATGATAAAGCGATAATATCTAAATTAAATTTTGCTGGTCACAATAAAATTAAATTGAAGGCTCTATTGCAAGAATATGTACTTGATGTAAGTAAAGATTGTTATTAA
- a CDS encoding bifunctional tRNA (adenosine(37)-C2)-methyltransferase TrmG/ribosomal RNA large subunit methyltransferase RlmN — translation MSTNTLDNAQLEPCHLPSANDSSSDKVNLLDFTRPQLREFFKNMGEKPFRADQVMKWMYHFGYDDFELMTDINKTLRDKLKTIAEIKAPEVAQEQRSSDGTIKWALDVGNNQLIECVYIPERDRATLCVSSQVGCALACKFCSTAQQGFNRNLRVAEIIGQVWRASKIIGVTGKLIDRPITNVVMMGMGEPLLNLSNVVPAMEIMLDDFAYGLSKRRVTLSTSGVVPALDKMAGMIDVALAISLHAPNDEIRSQIMPINDKYNMATLRDSIHRYLAVSNANHGKVTIEYVLLNQVNDGVEHAHQLAQFLKNTPCKINLIPWNPFPGAPYSRSSNTRIDRFMKTLMEYGFTVIVRKTRGDDIDAACGQLAGDVLDRTKRTKLVKSTLSQSFIDVRQ, via the coding sequence ATGTCTACAAATACTTTAGATAATGCTCAACTTGAGCCATGTCATTTACCATCAGCTAATGATAGTTCATCAGATAAAGTCAATTTATTGGATTTTACTCGCCCACAATTGAGAGAGTTCTTTAAAAATATGGGTGAGAAACCGTTTCGTGCAGATCAAGTCATGAAATGGATGTATCACTTTGGTTACGATGATTTTGAGTTAATGACTGATATTAACAAAACATTACGTGATAAACTTAAAACCATCGCTGAAATTAAAGCGCCAGAAGTTGCGCAAGAGCAGCGCTCATCTGATGGTACGATTAAATGGGCATTAGATGTTGGCAATAATCAGCTAATTGAATGCGTTTATATTCCTGAGCGTGATAGGGCAACCTTATGTGTATCTTCACAAGTCGGGTGTGCACTTGCATGTAAATTTTGTTCAACGGCTCAGCAAGGATTTAACCGTAATTTGCGTGTTGCAGAAATTATAGGACAAGTATGGCGAGCCTCAAAAATTATTGGTGTTACAGGTAAACTCATTGACCGCCCAATTACCAATGTGGTTATGATGGGAATGGGGGAACCACTGCTTAATTTATCTAACGTTGTTCCAGCTATGGAAATTATGCTAGATGATTTTGCTTATGGATTATCAAAACGTCGCGTCACATTGTCGACGTCAGGTGTTGTACCTGCTTTAGATAAAATGGCTGGCATGATCGACGTTGCACTTGCTATTTCGCTACATGCCCCAAATGATGAAATTCGTAGTCAAATTATGCCAATTAATGATAAATATAATATGGCGACTTTGCGTGATTCTATTCATCGTTACCTTGCGGTATCTAATGCTAATCATGGTAAAGTAACTATCGAGTATGTACTACTTAATCAGGTTAATGACGGCGTTGAACATGCGCATCAGCTTGCACAGTTTTTAAAAAATACCCCATGTAAGATTAACTTAATTCCATGGAATCCATTTCCTGGTGCGCCATATTCACGAAGTTCTAATACCCGTATTGATCGGTTTATGAAAACATTAATGGAATATGGTTTCACTGTAATTGTACGTAAAACGCGTGGTGATGATATTGATGCAGCTTGTGGACAGCTAGCTGGCGATGTGCTTGAT